A genome region from Dickeya dadantii NCPPB 898 includes the following:
- the iscA gene encoding iron-sulfur cluster assembly protein IscA, giving the protein MSISLSDSAAQRVNAFMVNRGKGVGLRLGVRTSGCSGMAYVLEFVDELNTDDVVFEDKGVKVIIDGKSLVYLDGTELDFVKEGLNEGFKFNNPNVSSECGCGESFNV; this is encoded by the coding sequence ATGTCGATTTCCCTGAGCGACAGCGCTGCGCAACGCGTTAATGCCTTTATGGTCAATCGTGGCAAAGGCGTTGGCCTGCGTCTGGGTGTGAGAACATCCGGTTGTTCCGGTATGGCGTATGTGCTGGAATTTGTTGATGAACTGAACACCGATGATGTGGTGTTTGAAGACAAGGGCGTGAAGGTCATTATTGATGGCAAAAGCCTGGTCTACCTTGATGGCACCGAACTGGATTTCGTCAAGGAAGGGCTGAACGAAGGCTTTAAATTCAATAACCCTAACGTTTCCAGCGAGTGCGGTTGCGGCGAAAGCTTTAATGTCTGA
- the pepB gene encoding aminopeptidase PepB, with protein sequence MTTEAMLITLSHQPADARWGEKASLTANEQGFTIHLSGDKPLTIIQRAARKIDGQGIKQVKLAGEGWNLESSWAFWQGYRGPKGKRTVEWATLADAQQQELERRLKIVDWVRDTINLPAEDLGPEQLATRAIDLLCSVAGEAISYRITKGEDLREQNYAGLHTVGRGSERSPVLLALDYNPTGKADAPVLACLVGKGITFDTGGYSLKGSSFMDSMKSDMGGAATVTGALALAAARGLQQRVKLYLCCADNMVSGNAFRLGDIIRYRNGKTVEVMNTDAEGRLVLADGLIDACEQNPQWIVDCATLTGAAKTALGNDYHALFSFDDAMIDSLMDSARREGEPFWRLPLEEFHRQHLPSNFAELNNVAGAAHTAGASTAAAFLSHFVKNYQQGWLHIDCSATYRKSAVEQWSAGATGLGVRTLADFLLNKAG encoded by the coding sequence ATGACAACTGAAGCGATGCTGATTACCCTTTCCCATCAGCCAGCGGACGCCCGCTGGGGTGAGAAAGCCTCGTTAACCGCCAATGAGCAGGGATTTACCATTCATCTGTCCGGCGACAAACCGCTGACCATCATCCAGCGTGCGGCCCGCAAAATCGACGGGCAGGGCATTAAACAGGTCAAACTGGCCGGCGAAGGCTGGAATCTGGAAAGCAGCTGGGCGTTCTGGCAGGGATACCGCGGTCCGAAGGGCAAACGCACGGTGGAATGGGCCACGCTGGCGGACGCGCAGCAGCAAGAGCTGGAGCGTCGTCTGAAGATCGTTGACTGGGTACGCGACACCATCAACCTGCCGGCGGAAGATCTGGGGCCGGAACAACTGGCGACCCGTGCTATCGATCTGCTGTGTAGCGTGGCGGGCGAGGCGATTTCTTATCGCATTACCAAAGGCGAGGATCTGCGTGAGCAGAACTACGCCGGCCTGCACACGGTGGGGCGCGGTTCCGAACGTTCGCCGGTATTGCTGGCGCTGGATTATAACCCGACCGGTAAGGCGGACGCGCCGGTGCTGGCCTGTCTGGTCGGCAAAGGCATCACCTTTGATACCGGCGGCTACAGCCTGAAAGGCAGCAGCTTCATGGATTCCATGAAGTCCGATATGGGCGGCGCGGCGACGGTGACCGGCGCGCTGGCGCTGGCGGCGGCTCGCGGCTTGCAGCAGCGCGTGAAACTGTACTTGTGCTGCGCTGATAACATGGTGAGCGGCAACGCGTTCCGTCTGGGCGATATCATTCGCTATCGCAACGGCAAAACCGTCGAAGTGATGAATACCGATGCCGAAGGGCGTTTGGTGCTGGCTGACGGCCTGATTGACGCGTGTGAACAGAACCCGCAGTGGATTGTCGACTGCGCGACCCTGACCGGCGCCGCCAAAACCGCGCTGGGCAATGATTATCACGCGCTGTTCAGCTTTGACGACGCGATGATCGATTCGCTGATGGACAGCGCCCGTCGCGAAGGCGAACCGTTCTGGCGCCTGCCGCTGGAGGAATTCCATCGCCAGCATTTGCCGTCCAACTTCGCCGAGTTGAACAACGTGGCCGGTGCAGCGCACACCGCAGGCGCCAGCACGGCGGCGGCGTTCCTGTCTCACTTTGTGAAAAACTACCAGCAAGGCTGGCTGCATATCGACTGCTCCGCTACTTACCGCAAATCGGCGGTGGAACAGTGGTCTGCCGGCGCAACCGGTCTGGGCGTGCGCACGCTGGCCGATTTCCTGCTGAATAAAGCGGGTTAA
- the iscU gene encoding Fe-S cluster assembly scaffold IscU, which translates to MAYSEKVIDHYENPRNVGSFDSSDPSIGSGMVGAPACGDVMKLQIKVNEQGIIEDARFKTYGCGSAIASSSLVTEWVKGKSLNEAESIKNTQIAEELELPPVKIHCSILAEDAIKAAIADYKSKRDK; encoded by the coding sequence ATGGCTTACAGCGAAAAAGTAATTGATCACTATGAAAATCCGCGCAACGTCGGCTCGTTTGATTCGTCGGATCCGAGCATCGGCAGCGGTATGGTAGGTGCACCGGCCTGCGGCGACGTCATGAAGCTGCAGATCAAGGTCAACGAGCAGGGAATCATCGAAGATGCCCGCTTTAAAACCTACGGTTGCGGTTCCGCTATCGCCTCCAGCTCGCTGGTGACCGAATGGGTGAAAGGCAAGAGTCTGAACGAAGCCGAGTCCATTAAAAACACCCAGATCGCCGAAGAACTGGAACTGCCGCCGGTGAAAATCCACTGCTCGATTTTGGCTGAAGACGCCATCAAGGCCGCCATCGCCGATTACAAGAGCAAACGCGACAAATAA
- the fdx gene encoding ISC system 2Fe-2S type ferredoxin, translated as MPKIVFLPHQDLCPEGAVLEASSGETILNVALRNGIEIEHACEKSCACTTCHCIVREGFDSLTESTEDEDDMLDKAWGLEPESRLGCQARVADEDLVVEIPRYTINHAREH; from the coding sequence ATGCCCAAGATTGTTTTTCTGCCGCATCAGGACTTGTGTCCGGAAGGGGCAGTTCTGGAAGCGAGCAGTGGTGAAACTATTCTGAACGTAGCGTTGCGCAATGGCATTGAAATTGAGCACGCTTGCGAAAAATCCTGTGCCTGCACCACCTGTCACTGCATCGTCCGTGAAGGATTTGATTCGTTGACGGAAAGCACCGAAGACGAAGACGACATGCTGGATAAAGCCTGGGGTCTGGAACCGGAAAGCCGTCTGGGTTGCCAGGCGCGCGTTGCCGATGAAGATCTGGTGGTGGAAATTCCGCGCTATACCATTAATCACGCACGCGAACACTGA
- the iscS gene encoding cysteine desulfurase: MKLPIYLDYSATTPVDPRVAEKMMQFLTLDGTFGNPASRSHRFGWQAEEAVDIARNQIAELVGADPREIVFTSGATESDNLAIKGAANFYQKKGKHIITSKTEHKAVLDTCRQLEREGFEVTYLAPQRNGIIDLKELEAAMRDDTIVVSIMHVNNEIGVVQDIATIGEMCRSRGIIFHVDATQSVGKLPIDLSQLKVDLMSFSGHKIYGPKGIGALYVRRKPRVRIEAQMHGGGHERGMRSGTLPVHQIVGMGEAYRIAKEEMAQEAARLRSLRDRLWNGINDIEEVYLNGDLEQGAPNILNVSFNYVEGESLIMALKDLAVSSGSACTSASLEPSYVLRALGMNDELAHSSIRFSLGRFTTEEEIDYTIDLVRKSIGRLRDLSPLWEMFKQGVDIGSIEWAHH; this comes from the coding sequence ATGAAGTTACCGATTTATCTGGATTATTCCGCCACGACGCCGGTCGACCCGCGCGTGGCTGAAAAAATGATGCAGTTTCTGACCCTGGACGGCACGTTCGGCAACCCCGCCTCCCGCTCCCACCGCTTTGGTTGGCAGGCGGAAGAGGCGGTGGATATCGCCCGTAACCAGATTGCCGAACTGGTCGGCGCGGATCCGCGCGAGATCGTTTTTACTTCCGGCGCCACCGAGTCCGACAACCTGGCTATCAAAGGCGCGGCGAACTTCTACCAGAAGAAAGGCAAGCACATCATCACCAGCAAGACGGAACACAAAGCCGTGCTGGATACTTGCCGCCAGCTGGAGCGCGAAGGGTTTGAAGTGACTTACCTGGCGCCGCAGCGTAACGGCATCATCGATCTGAAAGAGCTGGAAGCCGCCATGCGCGATGACACCATCGTGGTGTCTATTATGCATGTGAACAACGAAATCGGCGTGGTGCAGGATATCGCCACTATCGGCGAAATGTGCCGTAGCCGCGGCATCATTTTCCATGTCGACGCGACCCAGAGCGTGGGCAAACTGCCGATTGACCTCAGCCAGCTGAAAGTTGACCTGATGTCCTTCTCCGGCCACAAAATTTACGGCCCGAAAGGGATTGGCGCGCTGTATGTGCGTCGCAAGCCGCGTGTGCGCATCGAAGCGCAGATGCACGGCGGCGGCCACGAGCGCGGCATGCGTTCCGGCACCCTGCCGGTGCATCAGATCGTGGGCATGGGTGAAGCCTACCGCATCGCCAAAGAAGAAATGGCGCAGGAAGCGGCTCGTCTGCGTAGCCTGCGCGATCGCCTGTGGAACGGTATCAACGATATCGAGGAAGTGTACCTAAACGGCGACCTGGAGCAGGGCGCGCCGAATATCCTGAACGTCAGCTTCAACTACGTGGAAGGCGAATCGCTGATCATGGCGTTGAAGGATCTGGCGGTGTCTTCCGGTTCGGCCTGTACTTCCGCCAGCCTGGAACCTTCCTATGTGCTGCGCGCGCTGGGGATGAACGATGAACTGGCGCACAGTTCCATCCGTTTCTCACTGGGTCGTTTCACCACCGAAGAAGAAATTGACTACACCATCGATCTGGTTCGCAAATCCATCGGCCGCCTGCGCGACTTGTCCCCGCTGTGGGAAATGTTCAAGCAGGGCGTGGATATCGGCAGCATCGAATGGGCGCATCATTAA
- the iscR gene encoding Fe-S cluster assembly transcriptional regulator IscR, with translation MRLTSKGRYAVTAMLDVALHSKEGPVPLADISERQGISLSYLEQLFSRLRKHGLVASVRGPGGGYLLGKDAAEIAVGSVISAVDESVDATRCQGKEGCQGGDRCLTHTLWRDLSDRISEFLNNITLDELVNNKEILDVADRQDADVRRTANGRIQETINVNLRA, from the coding sequence ATGAGACTGACATCTAAAGGCCGCTACGCCGTTACCGCCATGCTCGATGTAGCGCTGCATTCAAAGGAAGGCCCGGTTCCGCTGGCTGACATTTCCGAACGTCAGGGGATTTCGCTTTCTTATCTGGAACAGCTGTTTTCTCGCCTGCGCAAGCATGGGTTGGTTGCCAGCGTGCGTGGTCCGGGCGGCGGCTATTTGTTGGGTAAAGATGCCGCCGAAATCGCTGTCGGTTCGGTTATCTCCGCCGTGGATGAGTCCGTGGACGCTACCCGCTGCCAGGGGAAAGAAGGGTGTCAGGGCGGCGATCGCTGTCTGACCCATACGCTGTGGCGCGATCTGAGCGACCGCATCAGCGAGTTCCTCAACAACATCACCCTGGATGAACTGGTTAATAACAAAGAGATTCTGGACGTCGCGGATCGTCAGGATGCTGACGTGCGTCGTACCGCCAACGGGCGCATACAAGAAACCATTAACGTCAACTTGCGTGCCTGA
- the iscX gene encoding Fe-S cluster assembly protein IscX translates to MGLKWTDSREIGEALYDLYPDVDPKTVRFTDLHRWICELDEFDDEPEASNEKILEAILLVWLDEAE, encoded by the coding sequence ATGGGACTGAAGTGGACCGATAGCCGTGAAATCGGCGAAGCGCTGTACGACCTCTATCCTGATGTCGATCCGAAAACCGTGCGTTTTACCGATTTGCACCGCTGGATTTGCGAACTGGATGAGTTTGACGACGAACCGGAAGCCTCCAACGAGAAAATCCTGGAAGCGATCCTGCTGGTGTGGCTGGACGAAGCCGAATAA
- the hscB gene encoding co-chaperone HscB — protein sequence MDYFTLFGLPIRYNVDGSLLASRFQELQRQFHPDRFAASPERERMMALQQAATINNAYQTLKHPLKRAEYMLSLHGFDLSNEQHTLHDTAFLMEQMELREELDEIERRPDAETALAAFAQRLKGMTRQRSERMQRELDEESWPDAADTVRKLRFFDRLRQQVEQLEEQLLER from the coding sequence ATGGATTACTTTACTTTATTCGGGCTGCCGATTCGCTATAACGTGGATGGCAGCCTGCTTGCTTCCCGGTTTCAGGAACTGCAGCGCCAGTTTCATCCCGACCGCTTCGCCGCCAGCCCGGAACGTGAACGCATGATGGCGTTACAACAGGCTGCGACCATCAATAATGCCTATCAGACGCTGAAACATCCGCTGAAACGCGCGGAGTATATGTTATCTTTGCACGGTTTTGATTTAAGCAACGAGCAGCATACGCTTCATGACACCGCATTCCTGATGGAGCAGATGGAACTGCGCGAAGAGCTGGACGAGATTGAACGTCGTCCGGACGCGGAAACCGCGTTGGCGGCATTCGCACAGCGCCTGAAAGGGATGACCCGCCAGCGCAGCGAGCGGATGCAGCGCGAGCTGGATGAGGAATCCTGGCCGGATGCGGCGGATACGGTACGTAAACTGCGCTTTTTTGATCGGCTCCGGCAGCAGGTTGAACAACTCGAAGAACAATTGCTGGAACGATAA
- the hscA gene encoding Fe-S protein assembly chaperone HscA — protein sequence MALLQISEPGLSAAPHQRRLAVGIDLGTTHSLVATVRSGETQTLPDHDGRDLLPSVVHYHADGLTVGWDARQQAAADPVNTVSSVKRLMGRSLSDIRQRYPHLPYRFEASENGLPVLQTAAGPRNPIQVSADILTALTRRAEEALNGLPDGVVITVPAYFDDAQRQGTKDAARLAGLHVLRLLNEPTAAAIAYGLDSGQEGVIAVYDLGGGTFDISILRLSRGVFEVLATGGDSALGGDDFDHLLVEWIREQAGITSRDDHQLQQVLLNTAVQTKIALSDAQTVPVSVAGWQGEITREQFNALIAPLVKRTLLSCRRTLKDADVDADEVKEVVMVGGSTRVPLVREQVGEFFGRTPLTSIDPDKVVAIGAAIQADILVGNKPDSEMLLLDVIPLSLGLETMGGLVEKVIPRNTTIPVARAQEFTTFKDGQTAMMIHVLQGERELVQDCRSLGRFTLRGIPPMPAGGAHIRVTFQVDADGLLSVTAMEKSTGVEASIQVKPSYGLSDDEIAAMITDSMQNAQSDVGARMLAEQRVEAARVLESLNSALATDAALLNDEERAAIDVACLQLQQAAQENDASAIEAAIKTVDQQTQEFAARRMDESIRRALAGHSVDEV from the coding sequence ATGGCCTTATTACAAATCAGTGAGCCGGGGCTGAGTGCGGCGCCGCATCAGCGTCGTCTGGCCGTCGGGATTGATCTGGGGACCACCCATTCCCTGGTCGCCACCGTCCGCAGCGGCGAGACGCAAACCCTGCCCGATCATGACGGACGCGATCTTTTGCCGTCGGTCGTCCACTACCATGCCGACGGGCTGACCGTTGGCTGGGACGCGCGCCAGCAGGCGGCGGCCGACCCGGTAAACACCGTCAGTTCCGTCAAGCGACTGATGGGACGCTCGCTCTCCGATATTCGCCAGCGTTATCCCCATTTGCCTTATCGGTTTGAAGCCAGTGAAAACGGCCTGCCGGTGCTGCAGACCGCTGCTGGTCCGCGCAACCCGATCCAGGTGTCGGCCGATATCCTGACGGCGCTGACCCGGCGTGCCGAAGAGGCGCTGAACGGGCTGCCTGACGGGGTGGTGATCACCGTGCCGGCCTATTTTGACGACGCCCAGCGTCAGGGCACCAAAGACGCGGCTCGGCTGGCCGGTCTGCATGTGCTGCGTTTGCTAAACGAACCTACCGCGGCGGCGATTGCCTACGGGCTGGACTCCGGCCAGGAAGGCGTGATCGCCGTGTACGATCTGGGCGGCGGCACCTTCGATATCTCTATTCTGCGTCTTAGCCGCGGCGTGTTTGAAGTGCTGGCCACCGGCGGCGATTCCGCGCTGGGCGGCGATGATTTCGATCATCTGCTGGTCGAGTGGATTCGCGAGCAGGCCGGGATCACATCCCGTGACGATCATCAATTGCAGCAGGTGCTGCTCAATACCGCCGTACAGACCAAGATTGCCCTGAGTGATGCGCAAACCGTGCCGGTATCGGTGGCGGGCTGGCAGGGTGAGATCACCCGTGAACAGTTCAACGCACTGATTGCGCCGCTGGTGAAACGCACGCTGTTGTCCTGCCGTCGCACGCTGAAAGACGCGGATGTTGACGCGGATGAGGTGAAAGAGGTGGTGATGGTCGGCGGTTCCACCCGCGTGCCGCTGGTGCGTGAGCAGGTAGGCGAATTTTTCGGTCGCACGCCGCTGACCTCTATCGACCCGGATAAAGTGGTGGCTATCGGCGCCGCGATTCAGGCTGATATTCTGGTCGGTAATAAGCCCGACAGCGAAATGCTGCTGCTGGACGTGATTCCGCTGTCGCTGGGGCTGGAAACCATGGGCGGGCTGGTCGAGAAAGTGATTCCGCGCAATACCACCATTCCGGTGGCGCGCGCACAGGAATTCACCACCTTCAAGGACGGCCAGACCGCGATGATGATCCATGTGTTGCAGGGCGAGCGCGAGCTGGTGCAGGATTGCCGTTCGCTGGGGCGTTTCACGCTGCGCGGCATCCCGCCGATGCCTGCCGGCGGCGCGCATATCCGGGTGACCTTCCAGGTGGACGCCGACGGGCTGCTGAGCGTGACCGCGATGGAGAAATCCACCGGGGTGGAGGCCTCCATTCAGGTGAAGCCGTCCTACGGTCTGAGCGACGACGAGATCGCCGCCATGATTACCGACTCCATGCAGAACGCGCAGAGCGACGTCGGTGCGCGTATGCTGGCCGAGCAGCGCGTGGAGGCGGCGCGAGTGCTGGAAAGCCTCAACAGCGCGCTGGCGACGGATGCCGCTTTGCTGAACGACGAAGAGCGAGCCGCGATTGACGTCGCCTGCCTTCAACTACAACAGGCCGCGCAGGAAAACGACGCCTCAGCCATTGAGGCCGCGATTAAAACAGTAGATCAACAAACCCAGGAATTCGCTGCCCGCCGGATGGATGAATCTATCCGCCGCGCGCTGGCCGGGCATTCCGTGGACGAGGTATAA
- the sseB gene encoding enhanced serine sensitivity protein SseB yields the protein MYYVGIDISKRVVDVCLFTALKVNGDETLWSFPPPFRLEELLKLAASEPAHRPEFFSELLEATVYVLGHSEEDDAFGESSLQAGSGLQLQHWEKPDGHSAVPFFSSLEALQLAVTDEQAFLALPVRTLFDITRGATLFLNPKLPYGKEFLPQEIEHLLSSEGSSLVQQHILDGGTELKIGIPAEMPAQMIDSLTQLFSKHRNVKRAFLAQIQEPDEDQPHLLIGLDADGDDLDALIQAAGSVATDTQPDDRPIDLCLVSNDQPGISHFLIRHTTPFYERKWGSFLREFKHSGQA from the coding sequence ATGTATTACGTTGGTATTGATATCAGTAAGCGTGTCGTCGATGTGTGTTTGTTTACCGCATTAAAGGTAAACGGAGACGAAACGTTATGGAGTTTTCCCCCCCCGTTCAGGCTGGAAGAGTTGTTAAAGCTGGCCGCATCGGAACCGGCGCACCGGCCCGAGTTTTTCAGCGAACTGTTGGAAGCTACGGTTTACGTGCTGGGCCACAGCGAAGAAGACGACGCGTTTGGAGAAAGTAGCTTGCAGGCAGGCAGTGGGCTGCAGTTACAGCACTGGGAAAAACCGGATGGTCATTCCGCCGTTCCGTTTTTCTCCTCGCTGGAGGCACTGCAACTGGCGGTGACCGATGAGCAAGCGTTTCTGGCGCTGCCGGTCAGAACGCTGTTTGATATCACCCGTGGCGCGACGCTGTTTCTGAATCCGAAACTGCCGTATGGCAAAGAGTTTCTGCCGCAGGAGATCGAACACCTGTTGTCCAGCGAGGGCAGCAGTCTGGTGCAACAGCACATTCTTGATGGCGGCACCGAACTGAAAATCGGTATTCCGGCTGAGATGCCGGCGCAGATGATCGATTCTCTGACTCAACTGTTCAGCAAGCACCGTAACGTAAAACGGGCGTTTCTGGCGCAGATTCAGGAACCGGATGAAGATCAGCCGCACCTGCTGATCGGTCTGGATGCCGACGGCGACGATCTGGATGCGTTGATTCAGGCGGCCGGATCGGTGGCGACCGATACCCAGCCGGATGACCGCCCGATCGATCTCTGCCTGGTGAGCAATGATCAGCCCGGCATCAGCCACTTCCTGATTCGCCATACCACGCCGTTTTACGAGCGGAAATGGGGCAGTTTCCTACGCGAGTTCAAGCATAGCGGCCAGGCATAG